The Urbifossiella limnaea genome has a window encoding:
- a CDS encoding DUF58 domain-containing protein yields MSSAEKYLRPEVIRQVSRLDLRAKFIVQGFLTGLHASPFHGFSVEFSEHRKYTPGDDLKTLDWNVYAKTGRYYVKKYQAETNMTGYLVMDLSKSMDWNGRAAAKAAGVRLDRTSPGPADETLTKFDYCVCLAAALGYLMILQQDPVGLVAFDTKLATVVPPKSKRTQLGTILSVLANLKPTGDTDIAGSLTQLAPMLRGKSLVMVFSDLITDPEPVLRSLYRLRYSGHEVILFHVLDELEANFPLTGLVDFADVEGPERHLEVDAAGIRDDYLSAVRELRETYRRECAGANVDYVPIDTSVGFDKALLDYLQMRQRRFG; encoded by the coding sequence ATGAGCAGCGCCGAGAAGTACCTCCGCCCGGAGGTCATCCGCCAGGTGTCGCGGCTGGACCTGCGGGCGAAGTTCATTGTGCAGGGTTTCCTCACCGGGCTGCACGCCAGCCCGTTCCACGGGTTCAGCGTCGAGTTCTCCGAGCACCGCAAGTACACGCCCGGCGACGACCTGAAGACGCTGGACTGGAACGTCTACGCGAAGACCGGCCGGTACTACGTCAAGAAGTACCAGGCCGAGACGAACATGACGGGCTACCTCGTCATGGACCTGTCGAAGTCGATGGACTGGAACGGCCGGGCCGCCGCAAAGGCGGCCGGCGTCCGCCTCGACCGCACCTCTCCCGGCCCCGCCGACGAGACACTCACCAAGTTCGACTACTGCGTCTGCCTCGCCGCCGCGCTCGGCTACCTGATGATCCTCCAGCAAGACCCGGTGGGTCTTGTCGCGTTCGACACCAAACTCGCCACCGTGGTGCCGCCGAAGAGCAAGCGGACTCAGCTCGGCACCATCCTGTCGGTGCTCGCCAACCTGAAGCCGACCGGCGACACCGACATCGCCGGCAGCCTGACGCAGCTGGCCCCGATGCTGCGCGGCAAGAGCCTGGTCATGGTGTTCAGCGACCTGATCACCGACCCGGAGCCGGTGCTGCGGAGCCTGTACCGCCTCCGCTACAGCGGCCACGAGGTCATCCTGTTCCACGTGCTCGACGAGCTGGAGGCGAACTTTCCGCTGACGGGCCTCGTGGACTTCGCCGACGTGGAGGGACCGGAGCGGCACCTGGAGGTGGACGCCGCCGGCATCCGCGACGACTACCTGAGCGCCGTCCGCGAGCTGCGCGAGACGTACCGGCGGGAGTGCGCCGGGGCGAACGTGGACTACGTGCCGATCGACACGTCGGTGGGCTTCGACAAGGCCCTGCTGGACTACTTGCAGATGCGGCAGCGACGGTTCGGGTGA
- a CDS encoding amidophosphoribosyltransferase, giving the protein MADLYHECGVAALYRLSGPADDDHPVWAGHPDQVSRLMPRLLLDLQNRGQLAAGMSTYSPGREQLVSTYKEIGTVIEAFRINHPGKFADIMTEHAGRAAIGHTRYATCGPTTRRYAQPFERRHGCMWKWFAFGFNGQLTNFKSLRDQLLQNHSYHLAKDNDTEVIMHYLAHEVRADDRPDLVEVFRRLSQKFDGAYNIVFLNALGEMVVLRDPTGLRPMTYSVEGNMFGAASESVALQNLGFRNIQSLAPGEMILIRDGKLTTHRFAPERRPSHCFFEWIYFANVASTLDDRSVYLSRARLGQELAKQERALGRVPLDPEDTVVVPVPDTGKAAADAMAFALGIPSVEGLIRNRYIGRTFIEGGNQRADKVKQKFTPLREVMQGKRVLLVEDSIVRSTTLQSLLRHVREQGGAREVHVRVACPPILAPCFYGIDMSTVRELFAPKFMAGLVPSVTEQDAMAAELGADSLFYLPAESIARCIDLPAEKLCRACITGEYPTAHGQQLYQLALRTHATGATPAGRTYEATTGTCPPERVSV; this is encoded by the coding sequence ATGGCCGATCTGTACCACGAATGCGGCGTCGCGGCTCTCTACCGGCTCTCCGGTCCAGCCGACGACGACCATCCGGTCTGGGCCGGCCACCCCGATCAAGTGTCGCGGCTCATGCCGCGGCTGCTCCTCGACCTGCAGAATCGCGGCCAGCTCGCCGCCGGCATGAGCACGTATAGCCCCGGCCGCGAGCAGCTCGTCTCCACGTACAAGGAGATCGGCACGGTCATCGAGGCGTTCAGGATCAACCACCCGGGCAAGTTCGCCGACATCATGACCGAGCACGCCGGGCGGGCGGCCATCGGCCACACGCGGTACGCCACGTGCGGCCCGACGACCCGGCGCTACGCTCAGCCGTTCGAGCGGCGGCACGGCTGCATGTGGAAGTGGTTCGCGTTCGGGTTCAACGGCCAGCTCACGAACTTCAAGAGCCTCCGCGACCAGCTCCTGCAGAACCACAGCTACCACCTCGCCAAGGACAACGACACCGAAGTCATCATGCACTACCTCGCCCACGAGGTACGGGCCGACGATCGGCCGGACCTCGTGGAGGTGTTCCGCCGGCTCAGCCAGAAGTTCGACGGGGCGTACAACATCGTGTTCCTGAACGCCCTCGGCGAGATGGTCGTGCTCCGCGACCCGACCGGCCTGCGGCCGATGACGTACTCGGTCGAAGGGAACATGTTCGGGGCCGCGAGCGAGAGCGTGGCCCTTCAAAACCTCGGCTTCCGCAACATCCAGTCGCTGGCCCCCGGCGAGATGATCCTGATCCGCGACGGCAAGCTGACCACGCACCGGTTCGCCCCGGAGCGGCGGCCGAGTCACTGCTTCTTCGAGTGGATTTACTTCGCCAACGTGGCCAGCACGCTGGACGACCGCAGCGTCTACCTCAGCCGTGCGCGGCTGGGGCAGGAGCTGGCGAAGCAGGAGCGTGCCCTCGGCCGCGTGCCGCTCGACCCCGAAGATACGGTGGTGGTACCGGTACCGGACACGGGGAAGGCGGCGGCCGACGCGATGGCCTTCGCGCTGGGCATCCCGAGCGTCGAGGGGTTGATCCGCAACCGCTACATCGGCCGGACGTTCATCGAGGGCGGCAACCAGCGGGCGGACAAGGTGAAGCAAAAATTCACGCCGCTGCGCGAGGTGATGCAAGGCAAGCGGGTGCTGCTGGTGGAGGACTCGATCGTCCGCAGCACGACGCTGCAGAGCCTGTTGCGGCACGTCCGCGAGCAGGGTGGGGCGAGAGAGGTTCACGTGCGGGTAGCGTGCCCGCCCATCCTGGCGCCGTGCTTCTACGGCATCGACATGAGCACGGTGCGGGAGCTGTTCGCGCCGAAGTTCATGGCCGGGCTGGTGCCCTCGGTGACGGAGCAGGACGCGATGGCGGCCGAACTGGGGGCGGACAGCCTGTTTTACCTGCCGGCCGAGTCGATCGCCCGGTGCATCGACCTGCCGGCGGAGAAGCTGTGCCGGGCGTGCATCACCGGCGAGTACCCGACGGCGCACGGGCAGCAGCTGTACCAGCTCGCGCTGCGGACGCACGCCACCGGGGCGACGCCAGCCGGACGGACATACGAGGCCACCACGGGAACGTGCCCGCCGGAGCGCGTCAGCGTGTAA
- a CDS encoding molybdopterin-dependent oxidoreductase yields the protein MPAPTRREFAAVAAASACAAAAAEPPAPPPARPFLTPAAEFRDVSRGNPVPHTLRGPALEAARLTPETWRLELTADPTVEEPHTKQPAAIAKPLTIAAGTALDLPMLLNLGKSHQVHFLKAMQCLNIDTPLGQGLWTGVPLREVLKLAGRMNNVRRVFFYGFHNNDPKQRFQSSVDYTHAMETPPGELPAFLAYRLNGEPIPLERGGPVRMVVPWSYGFKSIKWLQQIVVTNIPRNTDTYAEGNNDPEAYLKSAAFSDRVPEKLPADRPLTFRGVVMCGPSGVRRVEFWVRPVTADSPPLADDSPELLRAPWAECQLDPQPDWGAVMPAGVRPQEVLGFDRTTGRPREWPLRYSSAPFTATVHGLAAGRYEFRARTVDLNGFAQPEPRPLQKTGKNGIQVRRFEVG from the coding sequence ATGCCCGCCCCTACCCGCCGCGAGTTTGCCGCCGTCGCCGCGGCGTCCGCCTGCGCCGCTGCCGCCGCAGAGCCCCCTGCCCCACCGCCGGCCCGGCCCTTTCTCACGCCCGCCGCCGAGTTCCGCGACGTGTCGCGCGGCAACCCCGTGCCTCACACCCTCCGCGGCCCCGCGCTCGAAGCCGCCCGCCTCACACCCGAGACGTGGCGCCTCGAACTCACCGCCGACCCGACCGTCGAGGAGCCGCACACGAAGCAACCGGCGGCGATCGCCAAGCCGCTCACCATCGCCGCCGGCACCGCGCTGGACCTGCCGATGCTGCTCAACCTCGGCAAGTCGCACCAGGTTCACTTCCTCAAGGCGATGCAGTGCCTGAACATCGACACGCCGCTCGGCCAGGGGTTGTGGACTGGCGTGCCGCTGCGTGAGGTGCTGAAACTCGCCGGCCGCATGAACAACGTGCGCCGCGTGTTCTTCTACGGCTTCCACAACAACGACCCGAAGCAGCGCTTCCAGTCGTCCGTGGACTACACCCACGCGATGGAGACGCCGCCGGGCGAGTTGCCGGCGTTTCTCGCTTACCGGCTCAACGGCGAGCCGATCCCGCTCGAGCGCGGCGGGCCGGTGCGAATGGTCGTGCCGTGGAGCTACGGGTTCAAGTCGATCAAGTGGCTGCAACAAATCGTCGTGACGAACATCCCCCGCAACACCGACACTTACGCCGAGGGGAACAACGACCCCGAAGCGTATCTAAAATCGGCGGCGTTCAGTGACCGCGTTCCGGAGAAGCTGCCGGCCGACCGGCCGCTGACGTTCCGCGGGGTCGTGATGTGCGGCCCCTCGGGCGTACGGCGTGTCGAGTTCTGGGTGCGACCGGTGACCGCCGACAGCCCGCCGCTGGCCGATGACTCACCCGAACTGCTGCGGGCGCCTTGGGCCGAGTGCCAGCTCGACCCGCAGCCGGATTGGGGAGCGGTGATGCCGGCCGGGGTGCGGCCGCAGGAGGTACTCGGCTTCGATCGCACAACGGGGCGACCGCGGGAGTGGCCGCTGCGATACAGCTCGGCGCCATTCACGGCGACGGTCCACGGGCTCGCGGCTGGGCGGTACGAATTCCGCGCCCGCACCGTGGACTTGAACGGCTTCGCACAGCCGGAGCCGCGCCCACTCCAGAAAACGGGCAAGAACGGCATTCAGGTACGGCGCTTCGAAGTGGGGTGA
- a CDS encoding alpha/beta hydrolase has product MPRLLAAAALVAALALPAVSQPTPDAVTVERGVEYGKAGGVSLQLNLARPKGDGPFPAVVCIHGGGFRAGKRESYDPLTVKLAQRGYVAVTVSYRLAPAHPFPAAVHDVKAAVRWVRTNAAKLKIDPDRIGVTGGSAGGHLAQFLGVTGDVEEFEGDGGNPGVSSRVKCVVNVYGPSDFTKSYGKSVDAAEVLPLFLGGNLETARAAHVRSSPLNWVTPNAAPTLCIHGTEDKYVAHEQAVWMIDRLKACGVEAELLTLPGAGHGFRGADAEKADAALFAFFDRQLKAK; this is encoded by the coding sequence ATGCCCCGCCTCCTCGCGGCCGCCGCACTCGTCGCCGCCCTCGCACTCCCCGCCGTCAGCCAGCCGACGCCCGACGCCGTGACCGTCGAGCGCGGCGTCGAGTACGGCAAGGCCGGCGGCGTGAGCCTGCAACTGAACCTGGCCCGGCCGAAGGGCGACGGCCCGTTCCCGGCGGTGGTATGCATCCACGGCGGTGGCTTCCGCGCCGGCAAGCGCGAGAGCTACGACCCGCTCACGGTGAAGCTCGCGCAGCGCGGCTACGTCGCCGTCACGGTCAGCTACCGGCTGGCGCCAGCGCACCCGTTCCCGGCCGCGGTCCACGACGTGAAGGCGGCGGTGCGGTGGGTGCGCACCAACGCCGCGAAGCTGAAGATCGACCCCGACCGTATCGGCGTCACCGGCGGGTCGGCCGGCGGGCACCTGGCGCAGTTCCTAGGAGTCACCGGTGACGTAGAGGAGTTCGAGGGCGACGGCGGCAATCCCGGCGTGTCGAGCAGGGTGAAGTGCGTGGTGAACGTTTACGGCCCGAGCGACTTCACCAAGAGCTACGGCAAGAGCGTGGACGCGGCCGAAGTGTTGCCGCTGTTCCTCGGCGGCAACCTGGAAACGGCCCGCGCCGCGCACGTCCGCAGCAGCCCGCTGAACTGGGTGACGCCGAACGCCGCCCCGACGCTGTGCATCCACGGCACCGAGGACAAGTACGTGGCCCACGAACAGGCGGTGTGGATGATCGACCGGCTGAAGGCGTGCGGCGTGGAGGCTGAGTTGCTGACGCTGCCAGGGGCGGGGCACGGCTTCCGCGGCGCGGACGCGGAGAAGGCCGACGCGGCACTGTTCGCGTTCTTCGACCGGCAGCTGAAGGCCAAGTAA
- a CDS encoding uracil-DNA glycosylase — translation MSPDDLRRQLVIHLEALRAAGVQFVPRAPTVALPVSDTVKQGIPASPPPTQPEPFAAPAVVPDGPTERRHELVVLAERVAACDRCPELFGTRTQTVFGVGPIDPDVCFIGEAPGADEDAKGEPFVGRAGQLLNRIIAACGFQRAEVYICNTLKCRPPNNRTPTSDERDNCRDYFDSQLALVRPKYIVCLGATAAKNVLNTSLGIGRMRGRVHYYRDIPVVCTYHPSALLREESAGGNAMRKDTWEDMKLLLREMGRPVPGK, via the coding sequence ATGTCGCCGGACGACCTGCGCCGCCAGCTCGTGATTCACCTTGAAGCGCTGAGGGCCGCGGGGGTGCAGTTCGTCCCCCGCGCGCCGACGGTCGCGTTGCCGGTCTCTGACACGGTGAAGCAGGGCATCCCCGCCTCACCGCCCCCAACCCAACCCGAGCCGTTCGCCGCCCCGGCCGTTGTTCCCGACGGGCCGACGGAGCGACGACATGAGCTAGTGGTGCTCGCCGAGCGGGTCGCGGCATGCGACCGCTGCCCCGAGCTGTTCGGCACCCGCACACAGACGGTGTTCGGCGTCGGCCCGATCGACCCGGACGTGTGCTTCATCGGCGAAGCACCCGGCGCCGACGAGGACGCGAAGGGCGAGCCGTTCGTCGGTCGGGCGGGTCAGTTGCTGAACCGAATCATTGCCGCGTGCGGCTTCCAGCGCGCGGAGGTGTACATCTGCAACACTCTGAAGTGCCGCCCGCCGAACAACCGCACCCCGACCTCCGACGAGCGCGACAACTGCCGCGACTACTTCGACAGCCAGCTGGCGCTGGTGCGGCCGAAGTACATCGTCTGCCTCGGGGCGACGGCCGCGAAAAACGTGCTGAACACGTCGCTCGGCATCGGCCGTATGCGCGGCCGCGTCCACTACTACCGCGACATCCCGGTGGTGTGTACCTACCACCCGTCGGCCCTGCTGCGTGAGGAGTCGGCGGGCGGCAATGCGATGCGGAAGGACACCTGGGAGGACATGAAGCTCCTCCTCCGCGAGATGGGGCGGCCCGTCCCGGGGAAGTAG
- a CDS encoding NADPH-dependent assimilatory sulfite reductase hemoprotein subunit, whose translation MSTETAPATEPKVSPVEAMKESSNFLRGRILAELADPALDHLSDEAKNIIKFHGSYQQEDRDARKKRDKPGVGKAYMFMIRLKLPGGVLTPHQYLEMDRLCGQYANGTLRFTTRQSIQFHGILKGDFKTIIGGINDALVSTLGACGDVNRNVVACPAPLKDPARKQMQELALAVAAHLAPRAGGHAYHEMWVNGEKQAAPAGPKDAEPIYGPTYLPRKFKVGFALPDDNCTDILAQCLGFLCVRGADGQPVGYNLYAGGGQGQTNSKPDTYPLLAQPVCFVHPEEVVAASEAIIKLFRDHGNRADRKRARLKYVMKDWGLEKFREVFARDYLKTPFRPVVDAPITGLDLHLGWQSQGDGKWFLGLSVENGRVKDEGNFRLRAGLREIVTRVGCSVRVSTQQDVLLCDIATADRPTVDSLLSEYGIPRPEGLSQVQKWSMACPATPTCPLAITESERSMPAVVDQLEPILSELGLEQEPISVRMTGCPNGCARPYQSEVGLVGRGGTKYTLYIGGDSYGRRMNVELQDSVPIEQIAPKLKPIFAAFRDERMPGELFGDYCERVGLEKLKALAGAK comes from the coding sequence ATGTCAACCGAGACGGCCCCCGCGACCGAGCCGAAGGTGTCGCCGGTCGAGGCGATGAAGGAAAGCAGCAACTTCCTCCGCGGCCGCATCCTCGCCGAGCTGGCCGACCCGGCACTCGACCACCTGTCGGACGAAGCCAAGAACATCATCAAGTTCCACGGCAGCTACCAGCAGGAGGACCGCGACGCCCGCAAGAAGCGCGACAAGCCGGGCGTCGGCAAGGCGTACATGTTCATGATCCGGCTCAAGCTCCCGGGCGGGGTGCTGACGCCGCACCAGTACCTCGAAATGGACCGCCTCTGCGGGCAGTACGCGAACGGCACTCTGCGCTTCACGACGCGGCAGAGCATCCAGTTCCACGGCATCCTGAAGGGCGACTTCAAGACGATCATCGGCGGCATCAACGACGCGCTCGTGTCCACGCTCGGGGCTTGCGGCGACGTGAACCGCAACGTCGTCGCCTGCCCGGCGCCGCTGAAGGACCCGGCCCGGAAGCAAATGCAGGAGTTGGCCCTGGCCGTGGCGGCGCACCTGGCCCCGCGGGCCGGCGGGCACGCGTACCACGAGATGTGGGTGAACGGCGAGAAGCAGGCGGCCCCGGCCGGTCCGAAGGACGCCGAGCCCATCTACGGCCCGACTTACCTGCCGCGGAAGTTCAAAGTCGGCTTCGCCCTCCCGGACGACAACTGCACCGACATCCTGGCCCAGTGCCTCGGCTTCCTCTGCGTCCGCGGCGCGGACGGCCAGCCGGTCGGGTACAACCTTTACGCCGGCGGTGGGCAGGGGCAGACGAACAGCAAGCCGGACACGTACCCGCTGCTCGCACAGCCGGTGTGTTTCGTCCACCCGGAAGAGGTGGTGGCGGCCTCCGAGGCCATCATCAAGCTGTTCCGCGACCACGGCAACCGCGCCGACCGCAAGCGCGCCCGGCTCAAGTACGTGATGAAGGACTGGGGTCTGGAGAAGTTCCGCGAGGTGTTCGCCCGCGACTACCTTAAGACGCCGTTCCGGCCGGTCGTGGACGCCCCCATCACCGGGCTCGACCTGCACCTCGGCTGGCAGTCGCAGGGCGACGGCAAGTGGTTCCTGGGCCTGAGCGTCGAAAACGGCCGGGTGAAGGACGAGGGGAACTTCCGCCTCCGCGCCGGCCTCCGAGAGATCGTGACGCGCGTCGGGTGCAGCGTCCGCGTCTCGACGCAGCAGGATGTGCTCCTGTGCGACATCGCCACCGCCGACCGGCCGACGGTCGATTCGCTGCTGAGCGAGTACGGCATCCCGCGGCCGGAGGGGCTGAGCCAGGTGCAGAAGTGGAGCATGGCCTGTCCGGCGACTCCGACGTGCCCCCTGGCGATCACCGAGAGCGAGCGGTCGATGCCGGCCGTGGTGGACCAGCTCGAACCGATCCTTTCCGAGTTGGGGCTGGAACAGGAGCCGATCAGCGTCCGCATGACGGGCTGCCCGAACGGTTGTGCCCGACCGTACCAGAGCGAGGTGGGGCTGGTGGGCCGCGGTGGCACGAAGTACACGCTGTACATCGGCGGCGACTCGTACGGCCGGCGGATGAACGTCGAGTTGCAGGACTCGGTGCCGATCGAGCAGATCGCCCCGAAGCTGAAGCCGATCTTCGCCGCGTTCCGTGACGAGCGCATGCCGGGCGAGCTGTTCGGCGATTATTGCGAGCGTGTGGGTCTGGAGAAGCTCAAGGCGCTGGCGGGGGCGAAGTAA
- a CDS encoding DEAD/DEAH box helicase, which produces MSRDDHPVVEELREALGEQPVDAGRSSGDAMPVEVLPFPRFDRPLDTGVREARLLTDSPWVRSAGQLTLSVTTEGWKFPAPPPEYTPPPRLPSEPAVGRHAVDLPRLPDDPNSPPKARIRTMPTADTVLFKDRLLMLLQPPLDGLFDGKSLSVPFEPFPYQLEGIAFLMPRHAALLADEMGLGKTAQAILSLRLLFHQGQIRQALLICPKPLMHNWARELKLWAPDLPFEPFDGDAEQRRTTWFVSNCPLKLINYETLTRDADLAADPRVYFDAVVLDEAQRIKNRDSKTAQTVRSIRRGRSWAISGTPIENSHEDLVNLFAFIDPDRIPPDCPPKHLPRYTADCILRRTKDLVQSDMPPKIYRDLEVDLTPAQRQAYSLAEEEGVIHLNELGETISVQHVFQLVMRLKQICNFDPLTGESAKLERLVTDMEEVAASGRKAIVFSQWVEPLEILAKALEPFGPLQYHGRIPQHERTPILDRFKSDPDKHVILMSYGTGSVGLNLQFTNYVFLFDRWWNPAIEDQAINRAHRVGQRHPVTVTRFTGQDTIEQRIALLLDAKRKVFLDLMEAADKPTTMGLTEDEIFGLFDLKARPKRGAA; this is translated from the coding sequence GTGTCGCGTGACGATCATCCGGTGGTCGAGGAACTACGCGAAGCACTGGGCGAACAGCCGGTTGATGCCGGCCGCTCGTCCGGCGACGCCATGCCCGTCGAGGTGCTGCCGTTCCCGCGCTTCGACCGACCACTCGACACGGGCGTGCGAGAAGCCCGGCTACTGACCGATTCGCCGTGGGTGCGGTCGGCGGGCCAACTCACGCTGAGCGTCACCACCGAGGGCTGGAAGTTCCCCGCCCCGCCGCCCGAGTACACGCCCCCGCCGCGGCTGCCGAGCGAACCCGCTGTTGGCCGCCACGCCGTCGATCTTCCGAGGCTCCCCGACGACCCGAACTCGCCCCCGAAGGCCCGCATCCGCACGATGCCGACGGCTGACACGGTGCTGTTCAAAGACCGGTTGTTGATGCTGTTGCAGCCACCGCTTGACGGCCTGTTCGACGGCAAGTCGCTCTCGGTGCCGTTCGAGCCGTTCCCGTACCAGCTGGAGGGGATCGCGTTCCTGATGCCGCGCCACGCGGCGCTACTCGCCGACGAGATGGGGCTCGGCAAAACCGCACAAGCCATATTGAGCTTAAGATTATTGTTCCACCAGGGCCAGATTCGGCAGGCGTTGCTGATCTGCCCGAAGCCGCTGATGCACAACTGGGCGCGCGAGCTAAAGCTCTGGGCGCCCGACCTGCCGTTCGAGCCGTTCGACGGCGACGCCGAGCAGCGCCGCACGACGTGGTTCGTCTCGAACTGCCCGCTCAAGCTCATCAACTACGAGACGCTCACCCGCGATGCCGACCTCGCCGCCGACCCGCGCGTGTACTTCGACGCCGTCGTGCTCGACGAAGCGCAGCGGATCAAGAACCGCGACTCGAAGACGGCGCAGACGGTCCGCTCCATCCGCCGCGGCCGCAGCTGGGCCATCTCGGGCACGCCGATCGAGAACAGCCACGAAGACCTCGTGAACCTGTTCGCGTTCATCGACCCGGACCGCATCCCGCCGGACTGCCCGCCGAAGCACCTGCCGCGCTACACCGCGGACTGCATCCTCCGTCGCACGAAAGACCTCGTGCAGTCGGACATGCCGCCAAAGATTTACCGCGACCTGGAGGTGGACCTCACCCCCGCCCAGCGGCAGGCGTACAGCCTCGCCGAAGAGGAAGGGGTGATTCACCTCAACGAGCTCGGCGAGACGATCAGCGTCCAGCACGTCTTCCAGCTGGTGATGCGGCTGAAGCAGATTTGCAACTTCGACCCGCTCACCGGCGAGAGTGCGAAGCTCGAACGGCTCGTTACCGACATGGAGGAGGTGGCGGCGAGTGGGCGGAAGGCGATCGTGTTCAGCCAGTGGGTGGAGCCGCTGGAGATTCTGGCAAAGGCGCTGGAGCCGTTCGGGCCGCTCCAGTACCACGGCCGCATCCCGCAGCACGAGCGCACGCCGATTCTCGACCGGTTCAAGAGCGACCCCGACAAGCACGTCATCCTGATGAGCTACGGCACCGGCAGCGTCGGGCTGAACCTCCAGTTCACGAACTACGTGTTCCTGTTCGACCGGTGGTGGAACCCGGCCATCGAAGACCAGGCGATCAACCGCGCCCACCGCGTCGGCCAGCGGCACCCGGTCACGGTGACGCGGTTCACCGGGCAGGACACGATCGAGCAGCGCATCGCCCTGCTGCTGGACGCGAAGCGGAAAGTGTTCCTGGATCTGATGGAGGCGGCCGACAAGCCGACGACGATGGGGCTGACCGAGGACGAAATCTTCGGGCTGTTCGACCTGAAGGCGCGGCCGAAGCGCGGGGCGGCCTAG
- a CDS encoding IS3 family transposase (programmed frameshift) translates to MAGSRKVYTPEFKLQAVRMITEQKLSVAEVARRLGVTENRLHDWKKAVLKKGADAFPGSGHLTPVEEELRRLRADVKRLEMERDIPKKSHGVLRHPVEVTFGWIEERKGEWPVTQLCRVLEVSRSGFYAWRSREPSHAEVRREELTEQVATIHAEVKGRYGSPRVHAELVSRGHECCVNVVAEVMREAGIAAKTTRKFRQTTDSNHPHPVAENVLDRQFDPEEPNTSWVADVTYIPTREGWLYLAVVEDLFSRMVVGWAMAATMTSRLVVDALEMAVADRLGGSSVPALVAHSDRGSQYASEHYRRRLAEEGITCSMSRRGNCWDNAPMESFFASLKKELVHHEDYATREEARASIFEYIEAFYNRVRRHSSLGYVAPAEYERAHNPTHR, encoded by the exons ATGGCCGGTTCCCGCAAGGTCTACACGCCGGAGTTCAAGCTCCAGGCCGTGAGGATGATCACCGAGCAGAAGCTGTCCGTGGCCGAGGTCGCCCGCCGCCTCGGGGTCACCGAGAACCGGCTCCACGACTGGAAGAAGGCGGTCCTCAAGAAGGGGGCCGACGCCTTCCCGGGATCGGGGCACCTCACCCCCGTCGAGGAAGAACTGCGCCGCCTCCGGGCCGACGTGAAGCGGCTGGAGATGGAGCGCGACATCC CTAAAAAAAGCCACGGCGTTCTTCGCCACCCAGTCGAAGTGACCTTCGGCTGGATCGAGGAGCGCAAGGGCGAGTGGCCGGTGACGCAGTTGTGCCGTGTCCTGGAGGTGTCCCGCTCGGGGTTCTACGCCTGGCGGTCCCGCGAGCCCAGCCACGCCGAGGTCCGGCGGGAGGAGCTGACCGAACAGGTCGCGACGATTCACGCCGAGGTGAAGGGGCGGTACGGCAGCCCGCGCGTCCACGCCGAGCTGGTGAGCCGGGGCCACGAGTGCTGCGTGAACGTCGTGGCCGAGGTCATGCGGGAGGCCGGGATTGCCGCGAAGACGACGCGGAAGTTCCGGCAGACGACGGACTCGAACCACCCGCACCCGGTGGCCGAGAACGTCCTGGATCGGCAGTTCGATCCGGAGGAGCCGAACACGTCGTGGGTCGCGGACGTGACGTACATCCCGACCCGCGAGGGGTGGCTGTACCTGGCCGTCGTGGAGGACCTGTTCAGCCGGATGGTGGTGGGCTGGGCGATGGCCGCGACGATGACCAGTCGGTTGGTCGTGGATGCCCTGGAGATGGCGGTGGCCGACCGTCTCGGGGGGTCTTCGGTCCCGGCCCTGGTGGCCCACTCGGACCGCGGGAGTCAGTACGCCAGCGAGCACTACCGGCGTCGTCTCGCGGAGGAGGGGATCACGTGCAGCATGAGCCGGCGTGGGAACTGCTGGGACAACGCGCCGATGGAGTCGTTCTTCGCCAGCCTCAAGAAGGAGCTGGTCCATCACGAGGACTACGCCACGCGCGAGGAGGCGCGGGCGAGCATCTTCGAGTACATCGAGGCGTTCTACAACCGCGTCCGGCGGCACTCGTCACTGGGGTACGTCGCCCCCGCCGAGTACGAGCGGGCGCACAACCCGACCCACCGCTAA